Genomic segment of Gloeocapsa sp. PCC 7428:
GCCCAGATGAATCTGCAAGACAACGTTAGCGATGTGCAAGAGCCAATCGATACAGCACCAGCAGAAGTTAGGCAAATCATTGAACAGGTATGGAAGTTAGAAAAGAGCAGACTTGATAAAAAAAGTAACAGTCATATTAATGATGATATTTTGCGGATTGTCAAGGAAGCGGTGCGATGAAGCTAACTTCAATTCGGCTGTGTAACTTTCGTTCGTTTTATGGCAAAACACCGGAAATTGCACTTGCAGGCGGAACAAATCGCAATACGACAATCGTTCACGGTAACAATGGTGCAGGGAAAACGAGTTTCTTAAATGCCTTTACGTGGGTACTATACGAGAAGTTTAGTGCGGCGTTTGCGTCAGCTGAACAACTTGTCAATAAACGGGCGATTGCCGAAGCAAATATCGGAGAAGCAATCGAATGCTGGGTAGAAATATTTTGGGAACATGATAACAAACGCTACCGCGTTAAACGCGAGTGTCGCGTGTATAAAAACGATACTAACTTTGATGCGGGTAAAACCCAGTTATTTATGCAAATAGCTGGCGATGATGGACGATGGTATCCTTCACCACAGCATCCAGAAGACGTGATCAATCAGATTCTACCAGTTAGCTTGCATCAGTATTTCTTTTTCGATGGTGAGCGAATCGAACAAATTGTGCGATCGGATAAGAAAGCAGAAATTGCTGAAGCAACCAAAATCTTTCTAGGCGTGAAAGTCATAGATAACTCGATCAAGCACCTAAGTGAAGCAAAAAAAACGCTAGAAAATGAATTAAAAGCGATTGGTGATGCCCAAACCAAACAACTTTTGAGAGAACGGCAAAAGATAGAAATTGAGATAGAACAAATTACACAGCGACAAAGTGAGATTACTCAAGAGTTAGAATATCAAAACACTTTTAAAAAAGAAACAAGTCACCGTCTACGCGAACTTGCTGCGGCGCAAGAATTACAGGAAAGACGGCAAAATTTAGAAAACCAGAAAACAACAAATCAAGAAGAACTACGAAAAAGTAAAGAAACTCTCAAGAAAACGATTTCTACACGCGGTTACAGTGTACTACTACCATCAACGACGAATCTATTTCGGGAAATTATTGCAGATTTAAAGAATCGCGGCGAGTTAACCGCAGGAATTTCGCAAGAATTTGTGCAAGAAATACTGCGCGATCGCCGTTGTATTTGTGGTACGCAACTAGACGATGGAAGTGATGCGCGTCAAAACGTCAGCAACTTGTTAAATCAAGCTGGTTCTTCTGCTGTCCAAGAAACTGTTATTCGGACAATCGCCCAAGTTGACGAAATTGACAAACAAGCGATCGCTTTTTGGGAAGATGTCGATCGCGAACAATTACGTATTGGTCAATTAAGAGAAAGTATATCGCAAATTGAAGCTGAGTTAGATAATATTCAAGAACGTTTGCGTAAAGATCCCAGCGAAGAAATTCGCAATTTGCAACTTCGATTGGATGATATTGACAGAAAAATTGCTGAATTAAATATTGAACGCGGTGAAAAGAATCAGCGTGTTGATAGTTTAA
This window contains:
- a CDS encoding AAA family ATPase — protein: MKLTSIRLCNFRSFYGKTPEIALAGGTNRNTTIVHGNNGAGKTSFLNAFTWVLYEKFSAAFASAEQLVNKRAIAEANIGEAIECWVEIFWEHDNKRYRVKRECRVYKNDTNFDAGKTQLFMQIAGDDGRWYPSPQHPEDVINQILPVSLHQYFFFDGERIEQIVRSDKKAEIAEATKIFLGVKVIDNSIKHLSEAKKTLENELKAIGDAQTKQLLRERQKIEIEIEQITQRQSEITQELEYQNTFKKETSHRLRELAAAQELQERRQNLENQKTTNQEELRKSKETLKKTISTRGYSVLLPSTTNLFREIIADLKNRGELTAGISQEFVQEILRDRRCICGTQLDDGSDARQNVSNLLNQAGSSAVQETVIRTIAQVDEIDKQAIAFWEDVDREQLRIGQLRESISQIEAELDNIQERLRKDPSEEIRNLQLRLDDIDRKIAELNIERGEKNQRVDSLKTEAAELDKQIAKQKFNEERQALAQRRIAATLDAIERLNEVKQRQEKQFRLQLEKRIQEIFNEISITPYIPKISEKYELTLIENTSGVEAPVAASTGENQILSLSFIGSIIDKVREWSERKMLMVADGSTFPIVMDSPFGSLDETYRRQIAKIIPQLANQLIVLVSNTQWRGEVEAEMTSRIGREYVLTYYSSKPDCEEDTIEIAGQEYPLVRQSPNEFEYTEILEVNRNN